A region from the Acanthopagrus latus isolate v.2019 chromosome 8, fAcaLat1.1, whole genome shotgun sequence genome encodes:
- the il34 gene encoding interleukin-34 isoform X1 yields the protein MVQLSISVCLLVGLLGLFLLAPVQMAQTPASMCTPLKTLNDSLSHRRRYMRHNFPIKYTIRVHHNEVFKLSNISRLRLQVEGLDELVLQRLWFQVNQGVLKKIIRVMSERHPSRAYTAELERRFKDAEGVFVQSHPAEVFQQELPEMIQDTWDNLTEEPDRVPESRWRYVSPKSLLDNFCHTMHCLFSECFASTEAQQDYCRVSYWRKGRKKDLQPES from the exons GCCTGTTTCTGCTCGCGCCCGTTCAGATGGCCCAGACGCCAGCCAGCATGTGCACGCCCTTGAAGACGCTCAACGACAGCCTCAGTCACAGGCGACGGTACATG AGGCACAACTTCCCCATCAAGTACACCATCAGGGTTCATCACAACGAAGTCTTTAAACTGtcaaacatcagcagactg AGGTTACAGGTGGAGGGGTTGGATGAGCTGGTTCTCCAGAGGCTGTGGTTTCAGGTCAACCAAGGCGTGTTAAAAAAG atcATTCGGGTTATGTCTGAGAGACATCCTTCACGTGCGTACACGGCTGAGTTGGAGAGACGCTTCAAGGATGCAGAGGGAGTCTTCGTACAGTCGCATCCCGCTGAG gtgttcCAGCAGGAGCTCCCGGAGATGATCCAGGACACTTGGGATAATTTAACAGAAGAACCTGACAGAGTGCCAGAGTCCAGATGGCGATATGTTTCCCCGAAGTCTCTTCTGGACAATTTCTGCCACACCATGCACTGCCTCTTCAGCGAGTGCTTCGCCAGCACAGAAGCGCAGCAGGACT ACTGTAGAGTTTCTTATTGGAGGAAAGGCAGGAAGAAAGACTTACAGCCCGAAAGCTGA
- the il34 gene encoding interleukin-34 isoform X2 — protein sequence MVQLSISVCLLVGLLGLFLLAPVQMAQTPASMCTPLKTLNDSLSHRRRYMRHNFPIKYTIRVHHNEVFKLSNISRLRLQVEGLDELVLQRLWFQVNQGVLKKIIRVMSERHPSRAYTAELERRFKDAEGVFVQSHPAEVFQQELPEMIQDTWDNLTEEPDRVPESRWRYVSPKSLLDNFCHTMHCLFSECFASTEAQQDCEYHKGL from the exons GCCTGTTTCTGCTCGCGCCCGTTCAGATGGCCCAGACGCCAGCCAGCATGTGCACGCCCTTGAAGACGCTCAACGACAGCCTCAGTCACAGGCGACGGTACATG AGGCACAACTTCCCCATCAAGTACACCATCAGGGTTCATCACAACGAAGTCTTTAAACTGtcaaacatcagcagactg AGGTTACAGGTGGAGGGGTTGGATGAGCTGGTTCTCCAGAGGCTGTGGTTTCAGGTCAACCAAGGCGTGTTAAAAAAG atcATTCGGGTTATGTCTGAGAGACATCCTTCACGTGCGTACACGGCTGAGTTGGAGAGACGCTTCAAGGATGCAGAGGGAGTCTTCGTACAGTCGCATCCCGCTGAG gtgttcCAGCAGGAGCTCCCGGAGATGATCCAGGACACTTGGGATAATTTAACAGAAGAACCTGACAGAGTGCCAGAGTCCAGATGGCGATATGTTTCCCCGAAGTCTCTTCTGGACAATTTCTGCCACACCATGCACTGCCTCTTCAGCGAGTGCTTCGCCAGCACAGAAGCGCAGCAGGACTGTGAGTATCACAAAGG ACTGTAG
- the il34 gene encoding interleukin-34 isoform X3 — MAQTPASMCTPLKTLNDSLSHRRRYMRHNFPIKYTIRVHHNEVFKLSNISRLRLQVEGLDELVLQRLWFQVNQGVLKKIIRVMSERHPSRAYTAELERRFKDAEGVFVQSHPAEVFQQELPEMIQDTWDNLTEEPDRVPESRWRYVSPKSLLDNFCHTMHCLFSECFASTEAQQDYCRVSYWRKGRKKDLQPES, encoded by the exons ATGGCCCAGACGCCAGCCAGCATGTGCACGCCCTTGAAGACGCTCAACGACAGCCTCAGTCACAGGCGACGGTACATG AGGCACAACTTCCCCATCAAGTACACCATCAGGGTTCATCACAACGAAGTCTTTAAACTGtcaaacatcagcagactg AGGTTACAGGTGGAGGGGTTGGATGAGCTGGTTCTCCAGAGGCTGTGGTTTCAGGTCAACCAAGGCGTGTTAAAAAAG atcATTCGGGTTATGTCTGAGAGACATCCTTCACGTGCGTACACGGCTGAGTTGGAGAGACGCTTCAAGGATGCAGAGGGAGTCTTCGTACAGTCGCATCCCGCTGAG gtgttcCAGCAGGAGCTCCCGGAGATGATCCAGGACACTTGGGATAATTTAACAGAAGAACCTGACAGAGTGCCAGAGTCCAGATGGCGATATGTTTCCCCGAAGTCTCTTCTGGACAATTTCTGCCACACCATGCACTGCCTCTTCAGCGAGTGCTTCGCCAGCACAGAAGCGCAGCAGGACT ACTGTAGAGTTTCTTATTGGAGGAAAGGCAGGAAGAAAGACTTACAGCCCGAAAGCTGA